A genome region from Colwellia sp. Arc7-D includes the following:
- a CDS encoding pyrimidine/purine nucleoside phosphorylase, producing the protein MTEFNNVTISTVASIYFDGKVTSRKVTFADGSFKTLGIMMPGEYTFKTAEKELMEFQQGIVSVLLPGSDTWQTITANQSFYVPANASFDIKVSELADYCCTYIADK; encoded by the coding sequence ATGACAGAATTTAATAACGTCACTATCTCAACCGTAGCAAGTATATATTTTGATGGTAAAGTCACTAGCAGAAAAGTTACTTTTGCAGATGGTTCGTTCAAAACCTTAGGTATTATGATGCCGGGTGAATATACCTTTAAAACGGCTGAAAAAGAGTTGATGGAATTTCAACAAGGTATTGTTAGCGTGTTATTACCCGGTAGTGATACTTGGCAAACCATAACGGCCAACCAATCTTTTTATGTTCCAGCCAACGCTTCTTTTGATATTAAAGTAAGTGAATTAGCTGATTACTGCTGTACTTATATTGCTGATAAATAG